From one Acinonyx jubatus isolate Ajub_Pintada_27869175 chromosome B1, VMU_Ajub_asm_v1.0, whole genome shotgun sequence genomic stretch:
- the LOC128314321 gene encoding protein kish-A-like translates to MFFRCGWGFSGLTMYTVFGFQSLLTAILLLICTCAYILSLAPGLLDRNKTGLLGIFWKCARIGERKSPYVTVCCT, encoded by the coding sequence atgtttttcagaTGTGGCTGGGGCTTCAGTGGCCTCACTATGTATACCGTTTTCGGTTTCCAGAGTCTGTTGACTGCAATCTTGCTGCTTATATGTACCTGTGCTTATATCCTATCCTTGGCACCCGGCCTCCTAGACAGAAATAAGACTGGATTGTTGGGTATATTTTGGAAGTGCGCCAGAATTGGTGAACGGAAGAGTCCTTACGTCACAGTGTGCTGTACATGA